ACTAGGTTGGATATTTACTaaatgaaaactacaactcctTTCAACCTAGCGTCCCATAGTTCTTGACTTGATTTCTCTCGTGAATGGTTTGATTTCTCTCTAAGAAACAGCATGTCCGGCTCACAAAAAAACGAAATGTAATTCAAGTAATTAGTTGTTTAGTAACTGGATGAAACAAACACATTTCAGTTAAATTGTTCAGCACTACAGACTAAATACAACAGCTTGATCAACACTCAGACATTGTAAATTGAGAAATCTAACAAGATCTCTCAATTTGACATCACTGCATCCGCACCGCagggccttgtgtgtgtgtgtgttacctgcagggCCTGCTGGAGCAGCTGGACGTCTGTGGTGCCTGTGACCTCCCTCAGCTGGTTCAGTAGAGTCTGCTGGTGCTGTCAGGAGCGAGAGACGCACACGTCATCAGAGAAACAGGCAGTCAGAGATGTTGGggggaagaggcagagagatTCATAGAAAGCGAGAAGAGGAAATAACAGGacaggacacacatcactctccATCACTTCACTAACTGCACTACACATCAGCAGGAGCACATCATGTCTGAGTGAATCATAAGTGAACCAAGCTCGCTAGGTAGGCTGCAGAAGGTGTTGCATTGCAAGTAGACTACAATGTTTTACCGAATCCATGCAGGCCTTATCTGGACCCCTGACCGTTTCTCTAAACACCAGACAGTTAGGCTTTAGCTAGTGGAGAGGATGAGACTGCACTGTGCACTCATGTCTGCCCTGCTGTAACTGTTGCATGTCAACCCCAGCTGGGATGCAAGGGCTTACCGCCACACAATGGCTGTGTCCACTAAACAATGAGCCAGTGCATTACACACACTGGCCGAGTGCACTCCAACACTCCAAACAATGATGGAGAACACTTACTGTCAGGGCCTGAGGCTCAGGCCACTATTCTAGGTCCTAGGATCGTAGCCATAGAGGCTTGTACAGTAAGTAGGCCCTACACTGTTAAAAGTGGCTATTGTGCTGCAAAGATGTCATCATGGACGGCCCATGTTTGAGTGGGCCGTCCAAACAAAGTGGGCACTTACCTGCATCACTGACTGTTGTGCAGAAAAATGGATACATTGTGAGTTTGGGAATACATCAAAAACGGGGCGGAACGTCATTCTACAGGATTTGTGTGGttcactgttagctagctagctaaatcatTCTAATGTATCCTGGTAATATAACCGGTCACTATGTAGACCTAactattagctaacgttatgttGTCTTATAGGTTTCAGGTACACAAAAGAGCCGATGGGAGTGAATATCCTCGCAACAATGTTGCCAAAGATCTTCTAAACAGCTGGCAGGTCGCAGATTTACACAAACCACTGCCTCTGAACCACCATGATCCAGAAACTGTCGGATACCGGACTAGAGGCACGATAAATAATGTATGTCAGTGGACACAGACTCTAAACCTCGCTTAAAAGTTACTGGATGCCAAATCTGTAAGCGAGGAAGCACTACACAGCAGCATCTTCCCCAGCTAAAAGAACGGCATCAATTTCCAGCAGAGCCAACAAACAATAACATGGGACAATTGATTTAATTTGTGCACAATAAATGGAAACATTCAGATCAACATTAATAAATAATTGGCGAGTGTTAGTCACTCTAGAAGTGGCGCTAATGCTCGGTATTTGCATACATTTAATgtaagcttgctagctagcctgtGGTTATGTTGCATTGCAACAAGAATTTTGTCCGTACTACTTTTTCAGGCAAAGTGCATTTATTATGAATTTACTTATTAAAGCATTTAATTAAATTTAAACATTTTCAACTTAGATGTGTAGTTCCTTGCATTACTATGTTGGCAACCGGTTTAttaaagcaataaggcacctcaggggttagTGGTATATGGcctatataccacagctaagggctttAACCAGGCACTCCGTCTTGCGTTGTGAATAACAAACCACTGTCTTGTAGGTAGAAAGTGCATTTTAGTTCGGTCACGTTTATGAACACATTATATAGGCTAGCTACAAGCAGGCAGAATATGACAGTGggtgagaggagtgagagaggtcaGGCCCCctttaatattttatttaattttacctttatttaattaggcaagtcagttaagaacaaattgttattattttcaatgacggcctaggaacagtggcctGGAAGCTGACCCAAACACACCTCAACACATCCTCATGTGGCAAGTCTagagcgtctgtctgtctgtcgcacAAAGTCTCTCCTTACCATGAGGTCAGTGAATGACACTAGCACAGCGAGCCTTATAGGAATGAGCATTCCTAAGTGTTACAAGACCAATGAGTTTACAGGAGTAGCCTTTAGTCAtgccacctcaaaaagcacaagaaagaggattgACAACCACCATCTCCGATTGTTCTGAAAtaatttctgtagttagaaacagataagatcaGCATtactgaaacattattttgtaaaaatataattttctctctgagaaattaagctaattgattagGTACTATTATTACTGAAGATTATATGAATGCAATAGATTTAAATAATTGTTCATTTGTTTGCAATCAATTTGCTTAATTTCGCAGAGGTAACatttatttcaacaaaataatgtttcaggtaCACTAATCTTATCCCATATCCAATGTGGGTGAATTTAAGCCTACATGCAACCAGGCATGAAGGCAATATACTTGTGTTTTGAATGCTAACTGTGTGTCACTACCTAGGTGTATTGCAACTTCACAGGGCAGCAATATAAATAGCCGTATATAGTCCAATAACATGATGATGATAAACCTCCTGCTGTTCTGAACTAAGTCAATAGAGAGTAGAGTCTAAACATGTTGCCAAATCATGTCACCATCAACACTGATCAAAGGATGTGGTGCTGGATGGTAATCTGAGGGATGGTAACACCCTCAGACAAATCCCATGACAGTGTAATACTGCTGGTAGGTAGCTAGCTCCCTTACCTAAAAAGAGTTGAGTTACGTAACCAGCTGCTATGGTGTGAGGGCTATGCTGTCAGCAGCCAGCTCACTAGTACTAGGCTAGATAATTTGCTTCATATAGTTAATGTTGGTTAACAACCTATTGCTCATTCTGCCCTCTAATAATGAACTAAAATGAAGAAGTCATGTTGTTGCACCTCCTCTTCCAAATCCAAATAAGAGATAAGGTGGAATGTGACCAATGTTTTTCCATCTTACAATCAAAACACAATCAATTATGCATATCTGCATAGTTGTACTAGATACGTATTTATCAAATATATGTTCTCTAACGTAACCTGTCAAACTAACCAACCCACACCCAGCAACCCACACCCACCAACCCACACCCAGCACACCCAGCAAGCAGTAATGTAGTTGCAGTCACTCATCGTTGTCACTCCTGGCTGCCTGGCAGTCACTGCACGTAAACAAACATATCCCAACAGTAATTACAGTAACGTTAGCAAACCAGACCACGCACACAGCCTGGGTCAAGTGTCTTGCTTGTATGTTGAACGCAATAGTGACTTGCTATTATAACCCCTCAACAGTCAATAACTGTAAATTACTTCTAACTCCTtagctgactagctagctaacactagagCTACATTTGACGGTAGCTGCTAGCATCTGACGACAAATGATCACAGGGCAAAGATTGTCTGAACTTGAGATAGCTAACATTTGGCCACCCAGTAACGACCAGCTTGTAATGCTGAATTGACGACATTAGCTAGTTACCCagctagctgacgttagctgTTGCCCTCATAGGCGTGTCACTGTTGGTAAACTTATGTTAGCGGGGCTAGCAATAACGTTAGCAAGATAACGCGCTAGCTAACTTGCTGACACTGTAGCTAGGTCTAGATACCTAATTAGCTACTGTAGTTGGATACCTATCTGCCCTCATGATTTCTTTGACAAGGCAATGGGATTATTTAACGATGCATGTTGTTTGTAAATACTTTCAGGGACTGTACCATCGATTGAGTAAATATCCCAAGGATCTGACGCCACACTTGGGAACAAACGACAAGCTAACTTTCTCTGGCAGTTTTGCTAGCTAGCAACCAGGCGGAGAAGGAAAACATTGCCACTACGATGTACCTACCTTCTGAGAATGCTGTTGGAGGACATTCTGCTCCACGGTCATGGccggttgagaatgaaacgaaaataatttcaataaaggttaaaaaaaacaacCTAGTTATATCcaagtgaaataaaataacagtTAATATGTCCCCCAGTTAACCAACACAATAGCGGGCGCCATGGGAAATGCAGCCATGGAGGAAAAATAAATGCAGCTGGTAAGCGATCGCATTTCTGTTTTCGATTAGTACTGCCTTGTTGGACTGCATTTACGTCACTGATCTAGTTTTAGAATTACGTAATGAACAACTTTCAGTTCTGTATTCTTGCATACGTTCCCTTTTCATTTCTTCCAATACGAAACCAATCATTTAAAACCAACGGTTTGGATTTTGTTTAATAACATGTCAGCTTCACTATTAAAGGTTTGAACATATTTGTGTCTTGTGTGATTACCAATGACTATGAATAAGGGTAATAATGTGTGTTATataatataataactttatttttcctaaagagagaaagacagcctTGATACAATGTGTGTATTTTCTAGATTACACTTTAATGCCTTAAATGTGTGGCGTAAGGTTAGGGACCAACTCAGCCCATTTCTAATAGCAATGTATTAACAATTAAACAGAGCCCACATTAAATATATTTGCAAATCACAAAAAAAATGTAGTTAACAAAATCATGTAACATGTTTATTATATTAATTTTCATGAAGAAAGTAGTATATCCCAGTTGGTAGTGTCATACTTTTCCACTGGTTCTCCAATGTTCCCAATCTTGGTGGAGGGCTTTGAATGAAGTTTGAGGTTATCAGCAAGTAGGAATGGGTTACTAAGGTGACAGCTCTGAAAAGCACATcacaaaggagaggagagagaggagagagaaagagaattagcTACTGGTGCTTGCAGACTACTGCATATAGCTATCTATTCGGCAGTAGGGCTTTTGAGACACTGAGTGGGCTGAGCTGTGTGGTaagcctcctcctcctgctcagaGTGATGCTGTGACCTGAGTGGGATGAAGGGGCTGAAAGTGCTGTACTTCTACATAACAGAGAACATGTAGCCCTGCCAGATACAAGACCATAGGATCAACTTATGAGGATTTATTAATTACATTGATAAGAATTGCTGACTAGaatttgtctttctttctctttatgTAATGTAGCACATATTGTTATGGTCTATATGTATGGTGGAAAAATATACAAATGCATGATGGTTCCTGGATAGCCTAGAGGAAATATAGTATGGGGTTTACCTGAGGGGCACATTTAGGGCTTGGTGCAGGTTTGTCTGAGTTTTGGATGGAGAAGTCAGAGGAGAATCGGGAATGCTGAAGCACGGCTGCCATTTCTGCATCCACGGTtacctctatgtctgtctgtagggatcaagcagaaacacaaaacacagCTCTTCAGAGGCAAAACGCAGGTCCAGAAAGGGAGAAGAGGAATACTTGCCAGCTTTTTAATAGGGGAATAAGTTTGGTGACAAATTACTTGGACACACCTCAAAACAATGATATATGTCAAACTTGAGTAGGTCGGGATGGTCAGGGACCGTTCCTTTGTAAGCCACAACTGCGTCGCTCTGCTTTCTATTTTTGGGCAACTTGAAGAGGCGATAAGTTGCAGAGGTGTGTGTGATGCCACCTGTGGGGAAcaaaaaaacaaagaaacagatgTTTTGATCTGATAGTTGGTAAAGGGAGTGGTTGAAATTAAACAATATATTCCTTTGTTCTcacgtcgctctggataagagcgtctgctaaatgacttaaatgtaaatgtaaatgtaatcatgtTTCAGAATAATGCTCAAGAGAGATGGTAACAGAGAACGGAACCGTTGCACCTTGCTAGACATTGAAGTCTACCTTCATCTCGTTATCCTATTCATGAGATCATTGAGAGGCAGACATTAATGTGCCATCTTACTTGCTTTCTTCTGTAGCTCACTATTGTGGACTATGATGTGGCTTGCAGTGAGAAGGTATGGAGTACTAAAGCCCACCTCGTGCACTAGAGAGATCAGGTCTCGCCAGTAGAGGGCACCACTCAAGCCTTCACCTGTCACAACACAGAAAACATGACATTAGATTAACAATTCCCAACCAACTCAAACCCCCCTCCACTGCTATGTTGTTGATATTTTAATGTATCTAGAACAGTGTGTTATTGGGTCTCGCATTGGCTCAACATCATTATTCCTGTCAGATAGCATACATTCAACATTTAACTCTGTCAGCTGTCACAAATCAAGCATTCTTACCCCACAGAACTGGGTCTTGTTTCAAATGTTCCGGAACAGCCTTGCTGGAATATATGTCACTAAAGTAAAGTTCCCCACCCTCCTGTAAATACATAGGATTTGACATTAATTAAACATTTTACAATCTACAAAACTTATCAGAGTTCTGACAAGAAGGCTCAAGAGACAATCAAAATACTATATTATTGTATGAAGTTCATGTGATATATTATGAGGGAAtagttttattgttttattttggtcatTTATTTTGGTGCTAATCtttacaaaaataaatgttttacaatgTTGTAGGTGAAGGTAAATCAAACCATAACCTCATAAGCAAAAGTTCATTCTTTCTCCAGCAGATGGCAATAGAGTATCTGATTTCACACTGCGTGTTGCATAACGATAGGTTCACATACCGACAAAGATAAATTAGGAAAAGCAAATGATTCATGAAAATGATGCCACTTTGTAAATCAAGTAGTTTGAAAATCACATAGTCTTGTTTCCAATTTTCAGCATTGCTACTTAAtcaatattttatatatttatgtGAGGCATGCAGCATGCTGCTGAGGTATTGGCTGACCACCAGAGAGTGTGAAGGTTACCTTGAGCACTCTGAAAGCCTCCCTGAGAACCGGCTTCTTGTCAGGACACAGACACATGGCACAGTTtgacctacagacagacagacagacaggtaggaagACGGCAGAGACATCAGTTAGTCAGGGTATCTGGGAACCGATCAGGTCACCAATCAGGGAACAAATTGATAAATCAATCTGTGAGCCAGTCAGTGAATAAATGGTAAATAGATAAGGCATTTTCCTTTAACAGACTATTAGCTcaaaggagatggagaggagggattgTCATTGGAAATGTGTTGTGTGGGATTTTCATCAGTAAGACACTCGAATAGATCCCCAGCAGAAAGCAAGCCTAAGGGTGTTGAAGGAAGGCACAGCTTTACTCACACCAGAACATCCAGCGAACCACTCTGTATTCCCGTCTCATTCAGTTTCTCTATGTAACCCTGCACAAATATGGTGTTGGGCTTCTCGTAGCCATACTTCTCCTGGTGGTACTGGACATATTTGCGTGATGCCAGGATCTGGGTAAAGGATACATAGTATGAAAATCACTTGTGATCCAGTTTTATTTGTGATAAGATATTAGATAGGGAATTCCCACAAAATATATTGTGCGGCACTGTAAGCCTACCAGTTCTGCTGTCATGTCAATGCCGATGACATGACCGCTCTGGCCCACTAGTTTACTGAGAATGAAGCAGTCTCTGCCAGAGCCACTGCCCAGATCCAGCACCTTACAGCCCTGTAGCTTCTCAGGAACAACCAGCCCACAACCAGAGTATCTGCAGAGCAGCACAGTAGCACCCATGATAGTAGATACTGATGCATTGAAGGTGCATTGTTACTGAGAGTGACCAATGCTGGTGCAATGCAAATATAGTATTGATGCTTTTCACATAGACAAACAGTGAATTAGATGTTATTGATTTTGCCTGTTATCAGTTACAACATGTTTATTATTAGGAAcataacaatataacaatatgGGGTTATAAACCAGAGAGACTTAGCATACTTTTTGCAGACCGAGGGGTGGACTAGTCGAAGTGCATCAAAAGTGCTCTGGGGTATTGGGGTGGATGGTGACATGCATGATGCACTGGTCTTTAGATTACCATGTATCTCCAGGCGAGAGCCATAGTATCTCTACAGTGAGGAGGATTATAGTAGATCAAATAAATATGATTCAGACATTTAACATCAGATACAGTGGCAGAAATCTGTTAAATAAGAGCACAGTATGCTAGTGAGGGAAAATATATACCTGAACAAGTTCATGGTATTCCAAGGTTTCCATGTTTTAGGCTGACTATAGCTGGTTTCACTTAAATTGTTGCCAAGAAAACAAACACTTTTTTGTTCAAAACACAAAAATGATAGGCTGGACACACTGAAACATTCACATACCAGAAGACAGTCTGGCGGATTTGCAATTACTGTGTAACAGAGATACAAATAGTGTAAGGTGTAAGCACACCTTGAATTTATTGTAATCCCTGCATATTTTAATTGACATAATTCTTTTTTCATACAATTTTTTAGCTGGTAGTAGGACTGACCGAAATGACAGAGCTTACCTGGCTAGAAAGATCGCTTCACAGTTGACgttccctttcccctctctgcATTTATTGAAATCTAAGAGCAAGGTGAGTATTGATTTTATGACAACTGATTGGACTAGTTAAAGCCAGTTGGGTTTGGAAAAAGGGCATCCAGCAGAGGGCTATGTCCTGTAAAATCCATCCAAACTTGATAGTACCAGATTTTGACGATTTGTTGAGGCCAAGTTCACTTACCCCCACTTCATGCAACAAACTACAATTGTTCTTCAGTTGTATTCATGTTTTTCATGAATGTATTCTTTAATGTGTTCTTTATGTTTTTACCTGTCAATTGTCCAGGCACTTTctttgtactgtactgaacattGTTTTTTGAGTCACGTATAGCAAATGTTTTCCTCTATCCCCTCATGTCCCACACAGAGTTTGTGTCGTCTCTGACTGCACATCTTTCACAGTTCAAAGCATAATAACATAAATATGCAAGCTATGTGAGTTGGAGATGTCTCAAAATCACCTCTGAATGCCAGATGCTGTAAGTAATGTTGAGCCTCTGTCCCTCCCCTCAACCCATGGAACTGCAGGTCAGAAACCAGTCAACAACAGAGTTAAATGTTGCATTTTTCCCCTAAATGGCCCTTGGACTCCACTGGCACAAAGTTTACATCTCAATCTGGTCTCAGCAAGACCAGCTGACACTGAACTGCTCTTTCTCATTCGACTGGGGTTTTTGAGAAATGTTTACTTGGAAAGTTCATGGACACAGTGTCATCATGTGTGGTGGAACTGCACAGACAATCACAATCAAACTGTTTCCTTAAAAAAATGTGCTTTGAGAATTGAAAATTGGGTTAAATTGGTCAAATCAATTTGAATCATTGTTGTTTTATAAAATTGTTTGATTTGGATAATGGAGACATAGTCACAATCGAGAACTGTGCAGTTTCAATTCTAGCCAATGTTGAACTTTACTGCTCAGTGTGAAATTTGGCCTAGGTAATTGCGGATAACCCCAAAAATCTTTAGGCATTTTGTAGGAATACTGTATACTCGCCTCGAAGAGCATAAATATTAGTAAAAGGTTTTGTTTAAGGAGAGTGGGGGAAAGGATTATATGTGAGTACCTTCCTGggaggaagacagacaggagaTTGACACCACTAGCTCTCCCCAGCCAGTTTGTAAAACATTTACCCTTGTGCTTGTCTGACATTGCAGATGTCAGCCATGCTCTTTCATTGTCAGCCAAGATCCCTCAAATGGACAGGCAGGCAGCCTGCTGCACTGAAGCTCTGACTGCAGAGAGACGCTCTTAGGGATCATTAATATTTCACTCACTCTGTTTACATTTATTCACTTGACCATCAATATGCAGGCTATACAAAATGCgttatttttttaccttgtcaataATTTAGGGCATACACACATTTAAACCAAACATATATTTTTTCGTGATTACTGATCAATTAAATTTGTGTACTTATGTACTGTATATCGTTTTTTTGTGGTTTGGTTTTCATATAAGACCTTGGGCATCCAACCTCACCTGCACaccgttttatttttttattttttgtctgTATTTTTGTCTTTCACTTGTTTTCTTTGGTgaaaaaaatgatttaaaaaaaaatgaataaatgtGAACCCTGTGCGTCTTTGAGACTGGTTTCCTTGACACAGTAAACAGTGTCTTAGTAAACAGAGCAGTTATCCATTAGCTCTAATAGACCATCATATTTTCAGTCCATTCTATATTAACCTATTGAATTGTAACTATCACTAGAACCACGGAAATCATCTTAAAGCGCCATTCCACACATCAAGATAATTACTCATTTATGACATGTAATaattaccaaaacatttatgttcACCCACAGAGAGGTCTGGGGAGCAGAGAAAGTCAAAAGGTCAAAAGGCTATCAGGTGTGATTAAAAGAAAGAACTGAAATCATGCTGCCAGTTGTTATATTTACGGAGGCCCTTTGAAGAATGGGATTGTGAAGCGGAGGGGGGCCCGGCTCACAGCTGCGGAGCAACACTTGATCCTGGGCTGCCAAGAGACAGAGGGCGGTCAGGCTGAGAGGAGGTTCAGAGGTTATGACCTTTGGGGGTTAAGGCTCCAGACTTCACAAGAGGTACATCTTCAAAAGCTAAGGCCCCATTGGGGAAACAGGTTAGGGCAGGAAAATAAACAAATGTGACCTCTTTCTCTTAGAACAGGATTTTCCTCCCCCGGTTACTTGattctattttttatttgattttatgtTGGTTCTCTTCAAGTTTTACTTTTACTTTCAAATTTCATCCATTCATTGAAGTATTAAAACCATCTAATTTCAAAGAGCTAATCTattgtattaaataaaaaaagctTTACGTTCTTCTTAGTATGTTTACTCTTTTTTTACTCTTTTACTTCTAATTGTGAAGTTCTCATCAGGACGAGGAGCGCCTGACACACCTCTTTCAAAGAAGGTCACATTACCCATAAAATGTTAATTGCACTCCTCCATAGGGAGgtgttgtgtgtgtttacagtacaTAACATGGCAGGTCAAACCATGTGCTCAAAGATCAAATACTAGTATAAGCAGGGATGACTGAACATCTGT
The sequence above is a segment of the Salvelinus alpinus chromosome 1, SLU_Salpinus.1, whole genome shotgun sequence genome. Coding sequences within it:
- the LOC139532819 gene encoding arsenite methyltransferase-like isoform X2; translation: MSPSTPIPQSTFDALRLVHPSVCKKYSGCGLVVPEKLQGCKVLDLGSGSGRDCFILSKLVGQSGHVIGIDMTAELILASRKYVQYHQEKYGYEKPNTIFVQGYIEKLNETGIQSGSLDVLVSNCAMCLCPDKKPVLREAFRVLKEGGELYFSDIYSSKAVPEHLKQDPVLWGEGLSGALYWRDLISLVHEVGFSTPYLLTASHIIVHNSELQKKASGITHTSATYRLFKLPKNRKQSDAVVAYKGTVPDHPDLLKFDIYHCFETDIEVTVDAEMAAVLQHSRFSSDFSIQNSDKPAPSPKCAPQSCHLSNPFLLADNLKLHSKPSTKIGNIGEPVEKYDTTNWDILLSS
- the LOC139532819 gene encoding arsenite methyltransferase-like isoform X1, producing METLEYHELVQRYYGSRLEIHGNLKTSASCMSPSTPIPQSTFDALRLVHPSVCKKYSGCGLVVPEKLQGCKVLDLGSGSGRDCFILSKLVGQSGHVIGIDMTAELILASRKYVQYHQEKYGYEKPNTIFVQGYIEKLNETGIQSGSLDVLVSNCAMCLCPDKKPVLREAFRVLKEGGELYFSDIYSSKAVPEHLKQDPVLWGEGLSGALYWRDLISLVHEVGFSTPYLLTASHIIVHNSELQKKASGITHTSATYRLFKLPKNRKQSDAVVAYKGTVPDHPDLLKFDIYHCFETDIEVTVDAEMAAVLQHSRFSSDFSIQNSDKPAPSPKCAPQSCHLSNPFLLADNLKLHSKPSTKIGNIGEPVEKYDTTNWDILLSS